A stretch of the Bubalus kerabau isolate K-KA32 ecotype Philippines breed swamp buffalo chromosome 11, PCC_UOA_SB_1v2, whole genome shotgun sequence genome encodes the following:
- the KCNF1 gene encoding potassium voltage-gated channel subfamily F member 1, with amino-acid sequence MDGTGERSLPEPGSQDSRADDDIEIVVNVGGVRQVLYGDLLSRYPETRLAELIHCLAGGYDTIFSLCDDYDPGKREFYFDRDPDAFKCVIEVYYFGEVHMKKGICPICFKNEMDFWKVDLKFLDDCCKSHLSEKREELEEIARRVQLILDDLGVDTAEGRWQRCQKCVWKFLEKPESSCPARVVAVLSFLLILVSSVVMCMGTIPELQVLDAEGNRVEHPTLENVETACIGWFTLEYLLRLFSSPNKLHFALSFMNIVDVLAILPFYVSLTLTHLGARMMELTNVQQAVQALRIMRIARIFKLARHSSGLQTLTYALKRSFKELGLLLMYLAVGIFVFSALGYTMEQSHPETLFKSIPQSFWWAIITMTTVGYGDIYPKTTLGKLNAAISFLCGVIAIALPIHPIINNFVRYYNKQRVLETAARHELELMELNSGTAGEGKAGGSRGDLDHLPPPEPAGKEDPSWSSRLKLSHSDTFIPLLTEEKHHRTRLQSCK; translated from the coding sequence ATGGACGGGACCGGGGAGCGCAGCCTCCCGGAGCCGGGTAGCCAGGACTCCCGGGCGGACGACGACATCGAGATCGTGGTCAACGTGGGGGGCGTGCGGCAGGTGCTGTACGGAGACCTCCTGAGCCGGTACCCCGAGACCCGGCTGGCCGAGCTCATCCACTGCTTGGCCGGAGGCTACGACACCATCTTCTCCCTGTGCGACGACTACGACCCCGGGAAGCGCGAGTTCTACTTCGACAGGGACCCGGATGCCTTCAAGTGTGTCATTGAGGTCTACTACTTCGGGGAGGTGCACATGAAGAAGGGCATCTGTCCCATCTGCTTCAAGAACGAGATGGACTTCTGGAAGGTGGACCTCAAGTTCCTAGACGACTGCTGCAAGAGCCACCTGAGCGAGAAGCGTGAGGAGCTGGAGGAGATCGCGCGCCGCGTGCAGCTCATCCTGGACGACCTGGGCGTGGACACGGCCGAGGGCCGCTGGCAACGCTGCCAGAAGTGCGTCTGGAAGTTCCTGGAGAAGCCCGAGTCCTCGTGTCCGGCGCGCGTGGTGGCCGTGCTGTCCTTCCTGCTCATCCTCGTCTCGTCGGTGGTCATGTGCATGGGCACCATACCAGAGCTGCAGGTCCTGGACGCCGAGGGCAACCGAGTGGAGCACCCGACGCTGGAGAACGTGGAGACGGCGTGCATCGGCTGGTTCACGCTGGAGTACCTGCTGCGCCTCTTCTCTTCGCCCAACAAGCTGCACTTCGCCCTGTCCTTCATGAACATCGTGGACGTGCTGGCCATCCTCCCGTTCTACGTGAGCCTCACGCTCACACACCTGGGCGCCCGCATGATGGAGCTGACCAACGTGCAGCAGGCGGTGCAGGCCCTACGGATCATGCGCATCGCCCGCATCTTCAAGCTAGCGCGCCACTCCTCCGGGCTGCAGACCCTCACCTACGCCCTCAAGCGCAGCTTCAAGGAACTAGGGCTGCTGCTCATGTACCTGGCCGTGGGCATCTTTGTCTTCTCTGCCCTGGGCTACACCATGGAGCAGAGCCACCCAGAGACCCTGTTTAAGAGCATCCCCCAGTCCTTCTGGTGGGCCATCATCACCATGACCACGGTGGGCTACGGTGACATCTACCCCAAGACCACCCTGGGCAAGCTCAATGCGGCCATCAGCTTCCTGTGTGGGGTCATTGCCATTGCCCTGCCCATTCATCCCATCATCAACAACTTTGTCAGATACTACAACAAGCAGCGAGTCCTGGAGACAGCGGCCAGGCACGAGCTGGAGCTGATGGAGCTCAACTCCGGCACTGCTGGTGAGGGCAAGGCAGGGGGCTCCCGCGGTGACCTGGACCACCTCCCGCCGCCAGAGCCCGCCGGGAAGGAGGACCCGAGCTGGAGCAGCCGGCTGAAGCTGTCCCACAGCGACACCTTCATCCCCCTGCTGACCGAGGAAAAGCACCATAGGACCCGGCTCCAGAGCTGCAAGTGA